GGCGATGGAGGTGTTAAATTGAGGCAAACAAATTCAGCTCATATGCTCATTATAATCACTTagcttatattttttttggaataGTGAATCCATATCATCTTCTTACCACATACTACGATTCGAGAAAGAAATTGATATGCAATTTCTAACAATGTAGCAACAAAAACAAAGTACTTAAAAACAAATTGAAAATTCTGTATCATACTATTCCAAACTGAAGTATCTAAGTGTCAAATCTATCTCCAAGTATCGAGCCTCTAACACGGGCACTTAAAGTAAAATGAAAAGCCGAAGTAACACATAAGAGCAATAGAGATGTTCAATTGCAAACAAAAAAGCGACAAAAGTAAAGTGCTGAGGAAAGTAATTGAACTAACACAGTCTTCTTAATTGAAAGCAAAATTGTCTCCAAAGACTCCATTTGCTTCTGCAAAACTGCATCTTCAACCCCATTAACACCCTTCAAACTACCATAATTCTTCTTATCTCCAATCATCTAAACAAAAATTTTCCaaaatcataatcaatttcagaAACTAAAGCACAAAGATTAGAACTTTAATCTTCCCACACAATCAAATagacaaaaaaattaaaaattgaagttaAAAGTTAGAGACCTGAAGTCTTCCAATGATGGAAGAAGCATTCGAGAATTGGGACATTAAGCGGGACTGGAGGTCTTCCCAACGATCCATTTCTTCTCGTACTTTCCTGAATTTCTGTtgatatttcttcaaaattccCTCCATAACAAGAACAATGATGAGGGTTTATATGAACTAATCTGTTAACAAATAACAACAGCAAGAAAttgaaaaatcaaaacaaactcATGAATTAAATGTCTAAAAATCAGAACAAAGTCATGAATTAAATAttgaaaaatcaaaacaaactcTTGAATTAAATTCAGAAGTCAGTGGACTAAATAATGGCGATAACTCTCTGTTaatcaatttattttatttcacgCAGGCACTAAATTAATCACTTTTGATCATTATACAAAACGAACAAATGTTTTTGAGACTTCAAACTGAACAAGCTTTTAAAGTATTTCTTCGCTCTGTAATTGTAGATTTTTTTTCCCAGATTGTTTCAATTTGATAAAAAGAATACACTAGTTTCAGAACCAGAGTCCAAATTCCACGatataaaacataatcatgGCTCTAATTAACGAATAAAGAGCAtgattaataaataattcagaTGTTTAATGGAAAACTTAAGAATCAGTCTCATAATAATACTAATCTCTCAATTCCAATCACCAATAATTGGAAGTTTACTAATTAACATGAGAAATCAATCCTAAATTGCAATAAAACATAAacatgaagcaattaaagaccAACCTTGAGTCCTTGAAGAATGGTGAATGGTGAGGGGCGGTCCGGCGGAGCTTCAGCAGACGGCAGTTCAGCTTCTTGTAGACGGTAGACTACGTCGTAGTGGGCGGCTGGGCGCGCGGTGAGCTGAGACGCAGAGCTGGTGACGGTGGTGGACCTGTGAGCCGGTCACATTGGTGGACCTAAGTACCGGTGACGGTGACGGCTGAGGGCTGGGCAAGTGGGCAGCCTGGGCGGCGCTGTGGGGAGCAGAGGAGGAGAGGAGTAGGTGTTACGCGAAATAGGTCTGAACATTTTTgggtgatttttttaaaaatttttcCCAAAAAATTCCTGGGTCACGTGACCTACCGGAATCTCTAAGTTCCGCCACTGTATGAGAGGGAATGAGGTTTTGAATTATATTATTAGGGGCCTGAAGGAGTTAAATTATTAGGGGCCTGAAGGAGTTAAAGGGGAAATGGGGGTTGTAGTAATTTAACACACCAAAGGACCAGGTGGTGGACAGCCGATGGCGGTGGAGTTGGTGAACGTTGACCACCGTGGTGCTAACATGAGGGCAATACGGCTCCGATAGTCCGATGTTGGATACATTTTTTTTGGGGTGTATAACTAAGGTGTCCACCGCCGACAACAATGACTAACCCTATCACCCTGCGTGGTAAAAAGTTGGCCAATGATATGTTTTCAATCTCAAATGTAGACTATTGATTAAGAGATAAAGTTAGCAACCAATATGCCAAGACCAACTTGGTTTCGATGTTGGATACATCATACATGGATACTAACATTGAAGTTCAATAGTTCATATAGATTGAGTGAGAAAGTTGTATTGTAATATGGTGCAACTGTTATATAGGAAATCTTTCATTTACGTgaacatttttttcttttttcgaaTAGACTTGGAAAGAGTTAACAATAAGAACAATTATCATTGTAAAGTTTGTACTTTTGAGATTGGTGAAATTTCATTTAGTTACTGTGTTTTCAATATTTTCACTTCAATGACTTGATGTATGTTATTTGATGACAATCTGACATCCTTTGTATCCCTTTATTTAACTAACCAAATGTGTGAATGATGGATTAGAAATGAAACTTGCAAATCTAAATTCCAAACTTTGCAAACCACGGAGTACTCCTTACATCTAAGGGGTGTTTTGCAATATACGAATTAATTGAGAAGGATTTTGAGCTCGGCCCTACTAAAAGACTTGGATATAGATAATAATTCTCATTATCGAGCCAAAAAATAACCAAAAAGCATTAGATATTCACAATGTTTCTAACTAAATAGGAAAATAAGGCTCTAAaattgaatccctatctgattaTTATCGAATTTCGAACATTTGGACATAAAAAAACTCACAAAGCAACCTTTGTAAATTAAAAGACCGAGACAAAAAGtaaccaaaaattaaaagatgcGAAATTAGAGCTATTGGCGTATAAAATAACATTCCATATGCACTAaaagcatataaatttgaaataaaagagTAAGAACTTGCGTTGAAATAATGGGGGTCCCTTTGCACTCCATCAATCTATAAAGACGCTCAACCTGATAAATTATTCTACTTTTGTTCACAAATTGATTTTTTCCAAGTTTTTAACATTAACAAGTCAACAACTAACAATTTCATGATGCCTAATTTGCTCCCCTATTTTAGTTAATtcccaacaaaataaaaataaggcaAACCCCTATAATTTCAACAGGTTAGGGAATTGGGTCGAGTGACAGGCAAATACTTGTCTTTTGCCACTCCAAAGTTCTCATTTTATCTTCCCACCATCCACACCTCTCAAAaccctcttcttcttcctaTCCCCTCTCAAAAACCCCTAAACCCCCAGAAAGGTTTCGACCATGGGAGAaggaaagcaaggagtaatggTGGTGGATTCATCAAAGGGTTTAATCCAACAAAACCCAATTACCCAAATTCAAACCAAAATCAAAGAAGTGGAAGTAAAGGTTAAAGCTTGGCTTGCAAAACAATCTATTCCTGTTGAAGCTGCTGTTGTTACTCTTGGTGGTGCCACCCAAGGTGCCCTTATTGGTGGTCTTATGGGTAGCCTTACGCAGGACCTTTCGACCTCCCTGCCTATGCCTCAGCCTCCTCCTGGTGTTAGTCTTGACCCTAATGCTATGGCTAGTTTGAAACAAGCTCAGGTATAATTTCTTGTTtcttcattttgaattttgatgttGGGTCAAATTTTGATGTTATTTTGTGTTGATTTGATCTTGGTTTGAGTGTTGTTATGTTAAATTGATTTGATCCTATTTTCCGGGTAATTTTTGATATTTTTCTATGTATATGTCCAATGTGGTTACTAGGGTAGAAAATGATAAACCAAATCACATGATACCGTCTACCTAGGATCGGAAGCACGAAGCGGGATTATTGATTTTTATTCTAGGAATCATGTGTAATGTCCAATTTACCTGAAAATGGATGCTTGGAATATTGGGTGAAGAGGGATGTGAATTGTTCATTAAGTTTCTATAATCTCATTTCAGTACTGACAAAATGTATTGAGCTCTATGCTGGGGAGTTCAAATGGTTTAAGTTTTCGCTTTACACCTTTCGGATTGGGGTGGCATTATAATAGATTGTAGACACTATGGATTCCATAAGAAATGAGCTAGTAAACAAGGTAGGGTTTTGATTTTCAAATGTACCAAAAGATTGGGGTGTTCTTACTTTTTATCAATATGTTTAAAGAATAAAGTTGCTTGTGTGACTTATGCTGGTTCCTTCTATGGAATGGGCTGAATTGCTGACACAAGTCGAAGCTGTTGTATGGATATCAGATTTATGTAATGTGGTTCTTGTGTCCTACTCGGTATATAGTTTAGATCTCCCTATAAAAATTAGGTTATTTTCATTATAATACCATGTCTCGTGTGATAGGGGAAATGATTGTAACCTGTAACACTATTATATCTTGATTGACTAACAGGTTGCCTCATTTGTAAAGGGGCCCTAagtttaacactttcaaaattCTGCTGATTAATTGCGGTTTCTCACATTTCAAACTTCTGGAAACccttctttttttaattttttttttgttctttttcataTTGATTGGTTACTAGTCTACAAGGACTACAACTGAGGTGATAAAGCACGTGGTGTAATTTCAATGTTTGATTATTGTGGCCCAAGAGTGGTTAACTCAATTTAGTGTTGCAATTTAGGAGATATATATCCCTTCCACCGAATTGgtaggaaagaaaagaaaggaaaagcaAGATATCTCATGTATGGTTCCAAAGCTATATAGGATTTGATAGGAAATGGAAGCTTctttataaaattttcactttCTTTTCCTCCCAAACTAGAGGAATTtgagaggaaaaagaaaattaaaagatgTTAATTAACATTTCTTTCTTCTTTACTCTTCACTTCCatcctttcttttcccttcccttccttttctgtaccttttttttttaccaaactGTGTGTGTTTGtttgggaggggggggggggggggtgttgaTAAGGGGCTGCTGAGCGTAGGATAATGAATATACTAGAACAACCTTGTTTCTAACAAATAACATTGTCTCCTGCAGAAATGATGACCAAGCCCTTAGCCTTTTACCTTCTACTACAACTCTTATTATCTGTTCACTAAACCAACTTCTTCATGTCACTTGAATTAACTATGCACTATTACTTTACCAATACAATATACTCCGTACAATTttatttgtatgttttgaataTCAGTGCAATAACCAACAACTCCTTCATTTCTGTGCATAACTTTCAAAGACACTTGTTAAAGAATTGGGGAACTATTGCAGAATATACTCTGTGCTAGTCATGCTAAGTTCATTGCTTGTGTGTAGGCTCTCTCTGGGGGTCCATTGGTTCAAGCTCGCAACTTTGCTGTCATGACAGGTGTCAATGTTGGCATCTCTACTGTCTTGAGGAGAATCAAAGGGAAGGAGGACGTATGGTCCAGGTAAGCTTGACGTATTTCCTATTTATTGGTTATTTTCAAAGGCTGTGTCTGTTCAATTCTCGCTACAAAACATTTGTGCTGTCCTTGCAAAGTGACTTATTTTCTCTACTCTTATGTTTTGTTTCACTGTTGtgaggattttttttttgttggtggTTGGCAATTTGTTGTTGCCTCCATATAACTACCAGAGTGTTTGACCTGCAAAATGTGCGCAAACTGAATAATTTGAAGAGTATAATTGTTAGCTAGGTCATCAATCATCTTAGGTTGATCTTCTTTGAAGAGATCTGGTCTAGGAGACACTTTCTGCGTGTCACcttttagtgtttgttattaaCAATTTCCTTGTCGGATGTGTTGATATATGTATTGACATGGTGTACTAAATTGCAGCATGGCAGCCGCATTTGGTTCTGGAGCCATGTTTTCTTTGGTTAGTGGCATGGGTGGTCCAAACCAAATTCCCAGTGCAGTCTCATCTGGAGCTTTTTTTGCCCTTGCTCAAGGAGGAATTTACAAGGTTTGTAATGTCTTTTCTGTAATCTTATGCGAAGAAGAGTGTCGTACTAGTGCACATAGAAGTTTTCAACACCTAGCTATTTCCATTTTAGCCCCTTGGCTCAGGATTTTGAAGTGTTCGAGATTTGAAGTCACTCACCAAACTGCTATTTTGCTTCATAGGTTTAGAATCTTTATTGTACTTTTTAGTTTTGTCAAGGCTTACGAGTTCTTGTATTTATGCAGCTGGGAGAAAAGTTCTCCTCTAAACCAGTGCTGGAAGATGATCCATTCTATGCTAAAACAAGAAGCATGTTGTTTAGCCTTGGCCTCCAGAGCTATGAAAAGAACTTTAAGAGAGGACTGCTAAATGACCGTACATTACCATTGCTCACTGATAGGCAAGTATCAATGCTCATCTTTATCGTAATCTCTCATTTTAATTTTTGCTTTGGCTATGACTTTTAGATATCCTtattaggaaaataagttaaCCTCATGCTCAAAAGTATCATAATCTGTGATCTGTAATACATGGACTCTCCAATTCACCTCAACTACCCATAATGCCTGAAATCCCGACAGAGCATGGCAAATTGGCACTTCATTCTGGACCGTAAAACGTCCAAAATTTCCCTAAACTGGTTGTGTTACACCTGGATACGTTCCCATATCCAACTCTACTGGTTTAGGTCGTCTGACTATTTGAGTAATCAAGATCATATTGTGGGAAATTTTTGACTATATGAGACCTCAGTGAGTAATAGAGATAGGGGGTAGAGGAAGCGGGGGAGAAAAGATAAAGAGTATGATATGATCCAGATTTCAAATTCTCTGTTCTTCAGATGCATTTGGATTTTATATAGCttgattttcttgttttttctgCTTCTTTGTTTAATCATAGAACTTCCAAATTTAAGAATGGTAAAAGAGAAATAGTGATTTTAATCCATTTTGTAGCACCCATTGTAGCATTCATGCATGTTTGCTGTTTTACGTATGCTAATATCTTTAGATGATGTTCTTGTTCTTTACAGTGCCCTTAAAGACGCACAGATTCCTCCTGGACCAAGACTTCTCATTCTTGACCAAATTGAAAGGTTCGATCTTCTGCTCCATTCATGAGCGACATACATTTATGCACGAATCTGTCCTAATCTTTGTGTTATTTGTTTTTTCCGGTTATTCACTTCTTCAGGGATCCAGAGCTTAAAGAGAGGCGAAAAAAGTAGAGTGCTTACGCTGTTGTCAGACAAGCTTACAGGGCAACAAATCACCACTCCGTATTTATTCGTACAAGGGAATTCAGTTCTGTACTGTAGGTGGTATTTTCATTTTAAAGGTAGATTGTTCTTGAAATTTTAACTACGAGTACGTGGTAGTTACTTTGAGTTCTTATTCATGATGTGATCAACTAGGTTTTTGACACTATTGTCCCAATTAATAAGATGCAAATCAAGTAGGCTACCTACCAGAGTGTTTTTTACATAGCAGATGCAGGCATGCAGCTTACAAGCTAAATATATCATGCTTCTTGTCACTACTACTATTACTACTACTATAATTGTGGTGTTCACCGGTCCAAATCTCGACCCGTCTGAATCGCTTAATCTTTCCAAAAGCTTCGATTAAGAAAAATGATACTATATGGTCAGTCACTTCGGGCTACTTTTTGGATATCGTGACACTATATCGTGACACTAGGGCCCCTATGAGACCATTCATATATCTTGAACCCGACCAAAAGCTTTGCTTAAGCGGTTCAACCAACATTCTTGGAAAACAATCGAATTCAGCGTTCCGAGGAGAATTGGAATAAAGTCTGTCAGTCACTCGAATGCCAGTAGGAGTTTCCGTCCATGCTTTCGGCAAGTGAAAATAGAAACTGCTCACCCGAGACTCACTTCAAATTAACAACAGAAGCACCGGGAATATAATTCAAGACTTatttggaaaaaagaaaaaaaatggaaaGTTTTGATCCTTCATTTTTAAGGACTGGACCGACCCGGACCTGActgaaaaacaaaaatttgataaCCCAAGATACATAAACATGACCGTTTATGCTTGGACCAGGCTGTTTTGGACAATGCAACTATATCTaaacggagaaagtatatactccgtattttttaatttttgtacaAAATACagtaaaaatattgattttacaGATCGTGCCACCGGATAGAGCCCAACGCTCAGATTGTGCAGGGGTGTGCATGGTGCTCTTGGTGCACCTGTCCCAAAACGcacataaataacaataaaacgcaacaaaaataaaaaccgcaaaaaaaaaagaacattaacaaaagaacattaacaaaaagaacattaacaaaaagaacactaacaaaaagaacactaatattgacaaatcagacaaaaggtacaaatataaaaagcagttatattttttcttgttcttttaagttctggaaatgttcttttccaaccaatttacagtatgttctaattaaaaaataaaacgacgaacctttgatgaactttaaaaccagatttataatttttcttgttcttttaagttctggaaatgttcttttccaaccaatttatgttctaattaaaaaataaaacgacaaacctttgatgaactttaaaaccagatctatattttttcttgttcttttaagttctggaaatgttctttttcaaccaatttatgttctaattccgttattttatttatcaaaagatatctgaaaacaacactataaatatgtaaaaagaacaattgctgattctaaaaaagaacatactgttttgatgacacagaaatagaaagttataagaaaagaacattaaaatttaaaaagaacatagaattaagaacgagaaaatttaccttaatcacccgatgcacattcatcaacaacataaacctctttgaatgaataaaaaaattcaaaaaatagcgaaattgaaatagtatttcgcttaataaactagtttttgtaaacataattcaattaaaatcacatttcagagaaaggaggaggagaaaatttgttttgaactttctctctcataaaatctctcttttgttgggagaaactaaaagcactcctctttctctctcaaaaatgtatttctaaaatgagaagttatgaatccaataggagaaatattatatatatagaaaatgaaaaataaaaaaaataaaaaaaagagggggaaggagaagaaatacaagccatgttcatgataagaacggtgcacttgttttttatttttttgggttttgttgttctgttcttttatgtttattagatataaatcttaatgttcttttatgtttgttcttttttcaaaagTACAATATTGAAGAGCAAAGGAAGCTTTTACTTGACCCGCAACAAATGAtgttaaatcttcaaaaacagctgaaagaacaagaagaaaggctgaataaacagagcaattcctcaaaagaacaaaaagaggatggacctaaaagaacattataaataaagaaaaagaacattataaatacagaaaagaacatatcatgtagaacacttattttaaccatgtaaaacaacattaccaataaaaaaaacgaacaacaatatagcataaaagaacataataaagtaaagaaaaagaacattaaaaatagcagaaaagaacatatcatgtagaacacttattttaaccatgtgaaaaaagaacaaaaaataaaaataaaagaacaacaaaaatggtaaaagaacaatttgatctgaagtgtgtaatatcaaaagaacaacaagttaaagcaaaaaagaacaaagaacaacaacctaaagcaaaaaagaacaacatgttcaataattactttctgtattattacaatctcttaatacatatatgagaaccaatatataaaagaacaaaagataagactaaaagaacatataaaatcgaaaaaagaacagaaatcaaaatcatcagaaatatataatcaagatacattaatcatcaaaattatcaaaatatagaatcaaaatacattaatcaaggttattgagaaatgcagaaatcgaaatgatcaaaaaaatcaaaataaattgaaatgatgaaaataatgaacatggaaatcaaaatcatcataaataagtaattcgttttaaaaaattgaaaaattaccttcacAAATCGGATTATCGGCAgaggaattcaaatttgaagaagaagaatcaatagaatttgatattgaagtagaaaaatcaaccaatatctgagaattttccattactttctctctcctcttcacagtttctctctcatttccatagtttttctctctcctcttcacaaattctgatttgaaaattataaaaaagaaggtatatataccagaaaaatagagtgaaaaacaaaagaacgaaaaaaaaaggacagagcagtcattgttcttttttttaacaaaagaacaacgtttgtttttttttttaacaaaagaacaacgtttgttcttttttttatcaaaaaaacaacgtttgttcttttcttctccGGATTCAACAAGATATCCGTGTTTTATATTTATTGCATGTCGTTTGGGCACCAGTGCACCAAGAGCACTGTGCACACCCCTGCACCATCATATTTGCGGATAGAGCCTAGACGTAATAAATAACTGTTCATTCATCTTGGTTGGTTGTCGACGGTGAACCTACAATGAATGGCCACCGTCACCGTCACCGTCACCGTCATGGACATTAAAGTCTATCCTCTTCAAGTTTCAAAATCAATTGTTGATCCTTTTCTAACACTAGCTTCTCAGATTTTGCTGTAACTGATTGCTATTACGTCTGTTTTACTCTTTCAACTTTAGCCCAAACTCATACGTCAAGGTTCCTAATTAGCTCATTGTGCGGATTCTTTTTCACTCTACTCGTTTAGtgttgtttttcataattcaaGGAATTTGTCGGTTTCAAATGAAAAAAAGGTTGCTTAATTATATGTCCACTATATTAGAatttcatcaaaaaaaaaagttcatagATAAATCAAATTTTTTATTCACAATCTCTGTTTTTCTTGTTGCAAGTTTTGCAACATTGCCGATGCTCATTAACAAATAAAATTACTCattaaaaaaatgatattttagAAAAGAATTTAACACGATTTTACATAATCATATATTTTCGTATCTGATTTGCGTAATTGCGTTGTCTTTTTGTCCTATCAACTTCTGGGTGTATATTTGCATGTAATTTTGTTGGATTATTATTGAGTTTCAGCCTTATAGTTTTGATGTTTTATTGTTAGTAAACAtgaatttcttgcaattgtTCGCGGGTCTAAATTATGAATAGTTTCACAATGATAGACATATTTAGGTTCCGttttattggacttattttgactgaacttatattatctgaacttaactgaacttaactgaagttatctgaacttattttatctggaaaaaacttattttgtctgaaataaacttatttgtgtgtgaaaaatgtctgaaataaacttatttttgctgaacttatactatctgaacttatctgaacttattttgtctgaaataagttaaaataagtcgaacagaacagggccttattgtctttcattctcattttttagtgGTTTTGATAatgtgtcaacaaattaatggtgTTGTACAAGAGAATCctgtacactaggtgtacatgtagccTTTTCCACTTCTTAGTTCTTACTCTCTCTATTCTAATATACGGAGTAAAGTTCCAATTTCTATTTTCACGTTTGTCAATATACCAGTCATACCAccatatatttaattaattagcatTAAACATTTTGATGATTAAATAAAGTACCATTAAACAAGATCTCAAATGTTTTTCTTATGTattgaaaataatttagaaaattaCCTTCAattatgaatagtgtcaaaattttaaattggAATATCACTGTAAAAGTATTTGTTAAATTCCATCAAAATCATTTGTATCAAGAAGCTTATTTCCGCACTAATGACACAATACTCTGCAATTATGGTGGGCCAATTAGCATAATACTGATTGGGGAAATTTCTCAATGAAAGTATGAAACCATGAAAACAATAAAGAAATTTTATCTTAACTGAGCTTGAtttatttgaattaattttaacTTATCAAAATGtatctgattttattttttctaaaataaaaactaaaatcacaaaataagaTAAATAAAAGTATACTTATATCTCTAACTAGTTCACACCTTTTCCTCCATTATAAGTTGAAGTTACAGTCATGTCATGACCAATTCTTAGTTTTTTTGATGTTTCAAATGGTGTACTGCGTGTCGCGACCGGCTTTtagtttatactccctccgtcccggaatactcgacccgatttgaccggcacagtgtttaagggacttgaattgacttatttaatttaatagataGTAGTTGataatggggtattattttaatgtagttagtggaaaatgtgtaaaggggtggggttgggggagagtaggggttgaatttttaattattttttgtatggagtaggtgggttaataggggtggagtgagaaataatataatattgttagaatatttccatttatagaaacaagtcaagtattaagggacggcccgataaggaaaacagatcaagtatttcgggacagagggagtactccgTAGTGTTTTAAATGTCGTATTTTCATATGATACGAGTATAAGATACTAAACATTAACTTAGATCAATTTTAAAATCGAACAGAGGAATTCCGTAGCTGAATAATGCATTCGAAAATATCGAAAATTAAAATGCCACACAACATTTTACAGGGGAAAGTGGGAAACAACGTATACAAATTTCACGTTCATTAATCCACAATCTAACTCACATAATTACCCAAATCACCTTGCCTTATCATTACAAAAATTTTCCCACCAACGTCAAACTACAATTAAACATTtgaaccaaaaaaaaaggaaaaatcaaTTAATCATTATTATTGAGAAACAGGGGAGATAGAAGCAGATTGGAGGAGCAAATGAGCACGAGAAAGCTGTTCCCTCAACGCAGAAACACGAGCGTTATACTCACGCGCTTGTTCAACAGCTTCAACTTCAAGCTCCCCTAATTGTGAGCAAAGCATCTCCTCCGCCTCTTCTGCCACCCTAACCCTCTCCCAAACTTTCTGGAGTTCTCTCCTCATCTTCTCTTCTCTCTCCAAACTCGCCTTTAACTCTCGTTCAAGCTCCGCATTCCTCATCCTCATCGTCTCCTTATCATCACCATTTTCGACGACATTGTTCCTTTTGTCGGAGGTTTTTCCGCTGTATTGTGATGAATATACGGCGATTGTTGGCGCCATTGTTATAACAAACGGTGTAAACTCAAAAAAGGGAAGGaagagtggtggtggtggtggttaagatttttggggtttgattaattaattgaaagaAAGATTTGTAGAAGGTCTGATGTTGTATTGGTCTAAAAATGGCACCACTTTTTATAGGACTTGGTTAGAGTGTCTAGGTTCAATGTACCTTGTTAATTTGTTATGAAATTTGATtatctggtttttttttttaaataaattgattatctgtttttattttcctctttttttgtcAGGTTTGATTTTTTGAGATCGGCAGAAACGTAGGAGTGTAGGACGTGTACTAGTGGAATCATTTTTGGGCTTTGTGTGGCTCATAGTAAAAGTCTAAAAGTGTTGTTATCATTTCAGATTTTCGGTCCAATTTTTTGGGCCAATTGAACAAATTGGTAAAAagttgtactccgtattaagaAACACTCATGTAGTCATGCGGTAATGTAGTGAAAAATACGAggtaaaattgttttttactatctaaaaaaattgacaaattattttttaccacctaaaaa
This genomic stretch from Spinacia oleracea cultivar Varoflay chromosome 3, BTI_SOV_V1, whole genome shotgun sequence harbors:
- the LOC110797956 gene encoding chloroplastic import inner membrane translocase subunit HP30-2 is translated as MGEGKQGVMVVDSSKGLIQQNPITQIQTKIKEVEVKVKAWLAKQSIPVEAAVVTLGGATQGALIGGLMGSLTQDLSTSLPMPQPPPGVSLDPNAMASLKQAQALSGGPLVQARNFAVMTGVNVGISTVLRRIKGKEDVWSSMAAAFGSGAMFSLVSGMGGPNQIPSAVSSGAFFALAQGGIYKLGEKFSSKPVLEDDPFYAKTRSMLFSLGLQSYEKNFKRGLLNDRTLPLLTDSALKDAQIPPGPRLLILDQIERDPELKERRKK
- the LOC110796769 gene encoding protein RESPONSE TO LOW SULFUR 3: MAPTIAVYSSQYSGKTSDKRNNVVENGDDKETMRMRNAELERELKASLEREEKMRRELQKVWERVRVAEEAEEMLCSQLGELEVEAVEQAREYNARVSALREQLSRAHLLLQSASISPVSQ